The DNA window gttgaaacgtcagcatcagtcattccaatgaatattcaggactgatttcctttaggattaactggtttgatctccttgcaccaagggactctcaagagtcttctccaacaccacagttcaaaagcatcagttcttcagtgctcagccttctttatggtccaactctcacatccatatgtggcTACTGCAAAGTCCAGAGTTTAGTTTggactagacctttgttggcaaagtaatgtctctgctctttaatatgctgtctatgtttgtcatgacttttcttccaaggagcaagcatcttttaatttcatgactgcagtcatcatctacagtgattttggagcccaagaaataaagtctatcactgtttccattgtttccccatctatttgccatgaggtgatgggactggtcaaaaaactaaaatcatggtatctggtcccatcagtcagtcagttcagtcacttcgtcgtgtctgactctttgcgaccccatggactgcagcatgccaggcttccctgtccatcaccaactcccggagcctactcaaactcatgtccatcgcatcggtgatgccatccaaccatctcatcctctgttgtccccttctcctcccatcacttcatggcaaatagatggggaaacaatggaaacagtgacagactttattttcttgggctccaaaatcactgcagatggtgactgcagccatgaaattaaaagacatttgctccttggaagaaaagctgtgaccaacctagacagcatactaaaaagcagagacattactttgccaacaaaggtctagtccAAACTAAACTCTGGACTTTGCAGTAGCCacatttggatgtgagagttggaccataaagaaggtggagcactgaagaactgatgcttttgaactgtggtgttggagaagactcttgagagtcccttggactgcaaggagattaaatcagtcaatcctaaaggaaatcctgaatagtcctgaatattcattggaaggactgatgctgaggctgaagctccaatactttggctacatgatgggaagaaatgactcattggaaaagaccctgatgctgggaaagattgaaggcaggaggagaaggggatgacagaggatgagatggttggatggcatcaccagctcaatggacatgagtttgagcaggctccgggagttggggatggacagggaaacctggcgtgctgcagtccttggggtcgacgagttggacttgactgagtgacagaactcaattggccagatgccatgatcttcttcttttgaatgttgagttctaagccagctttatcactctcctctttcacttgcaccAAGAGgctatttcctctttgttttctgccataagatggTGTCATCagcaatgaatattaagggttgattacctgtaggattgactggtttgatcttgctgtccaagggactctcaaaagagtcttctccagtgcaccACTATAGTGAAGTGACTGAGAGCTCAGACTCTAAGGCCAGACTGTGGTTTAAATCCTAGTTCTTTCCCTCACTGGATTAGTAAAACTTGAGGTCACACTGGGTAACAGTATTAACGATAGTACTTAACTCTCATGGGAGTTGCTGACAAGTTGTTGGATAAGATTCcttgcatgctgctgctgctaagtcgcttcagtcgtgtccgactctgtgcaaccccataggtggcagcccaccaggctcctctgtccataggattctccaggcaagaatactggagtgggttgccatttcatggCGATCATATTTTTTGGTAGCTGTTAGCGCTTAATATTAGTTGATCAATGCTACCACCTGGTGGACATCTGGAGCAAGACTTTCCCTGGCCTGGTGGGTTGGGGAGGGACCTAATCAGGGGGGGAGAaggaatggaggagcctggtgggtgtgtgtgtgtgtgtctgtgtgtgtgtgtgtgtaatgctAGCATTGTATATGCTGAGGTTTATCTAGGTAATGAAGGCTTGGCCCTGGTTAGGGGCACTTGGCAAAATGAGAAATGGCCCAAGGGGGTGGGAAAAAGAAGCTGGGTTGGCACTgtgtctcccttcctccctccctccctccctttcctcctcccttttttcctcttccaaGCCTGGCCTGAGCCAAGAGGAACAAGCTTCAGAGAAGGAGGGGTGAGAGAGAAGGTCACTGCTGACGTCAGGGACATTCAGGTAGGAGGTAAATACAGTGTGACCTACATGCATCCATCTTCCACATTCTGCCCCTACTCACCTGGGTAGCCTTTTCTGGGCATCCATGAGAATAGCTCTCACAGTCCAGTGGGaccccctctgcccccaggacCTCCATCCCTGTGACTCCCCAGGGAGGCCCAAGTGTGGAAGGAACAGGCAGGAGAGAGGATCCCTAAAGGCATAGTGTGCTAGTCTGACATCCTCTGACTCACTCCCAAGACCCAGAAATTTCATCTCTCTCTTTAGATCAGATGTGGGTGTGAGTGGGGTGCTAGATGGGTGGGGAGTGTTGATTTCCCCTGTGCGGCCCCCAGGAACCCCCAGGGGAAGGTGAGTTATGCCGGCTTCAGTCACAGAGCTTTTCAGTGATTGGAGGGCCCCCTGAAGGGGTAGGGGCCTTGTTGACCAGGAAACCTCTGACCCACTCAGCTCAGACCTAGTGAACTAGTGTCAGAGTCTCTCAGGAACAGAGCTCATGATTCTTTCCCTGTGTTTAACAAGCTCATCCAGGATTTCTGATGTCTGGTAACTGTGATACTCacattcaagtttgagaaccacttctTAAGGTCTGCTCCAAATCAGAAAACCTGAATGAGCTTCCTCCATCCCTTGTAGGGCCAGGGCAGAGGGATGAGTGCAGTCTGCAGATCTGAGAGCGCAGTGTGCAAACAAGGGGAGacatattttatttgcaaaaataaatacatgctgGGCAGATGGTAAGAAGGAAGACTGCAGACCCGATGGAGCCCTCCTGAGGAAGAGACAGTCTCTCAGGCTACAGGCTGAGATGGGcaggcaccagggaggccccGGGACCTAGCCCACCACCCATGGGCGGCAGCAGGGCAATCAGGGGCGTCTCACACTCCCCCAGCAGCACGTCCCTGCGGAATCCTGCGCCCCTGTCCAGCACCTTGGCCCTCAGACTGTGTGCGGCCAGGTCCGGCGGTCCGAGCCCATCGAAGAAAAAGTCCTCGTTGAAGATGGGGTTGGTGCTGCATTTGACCACTCGGCTCCGCTGGCCCCGCGGCCGGACGCGCGGCCGCAGCCCCAGCACCAcgcagcagccgccgccgccgctcccgGGGCCGGCCCGAGACCGCGGCAGGCCCTCGACGCTCACGAGGCGCAGCCGCAGCCGCCCGGGCCCGGCCGGGTACTCGGCGGAGAGCCGCAGCTGTCCTCCCCGGGGCTCGAGGTGCAGCACGCTCTCCTGGGTCGGCCGCAGTTGGCAGCACAAGAAGTCGAGGTGGAAGAGGGGCGGCGTGGGCGGTCCCGCGCGGCGCGAGGCGTACGGGCTGGTGTCGGCCGAGCCCGCCTGCGCCCGGGACAGCGAGCGCGACCGGGGCCGGCCGGGGCCTGGCCGCGGCGAGCCGAAGGGCGACGAATCCGGCGACGAGGCCGTGTCGCTGTCGGGGGCCCGGCAGAGGCGCAGGTCCGGGGCGGAGACGTGCAGCCGGGACGGCGCGGGGGGCAGCCCGCCGGCGGGGGTGGCCGGTGGCCGGTGGAACAGGGACTCGCGCCGGCGCGTGTGCGGGCTCTCGGGCAGGAAGGCCCAGCCTTCGCGCCCCGCCAGGTGTGGCAGCGAACAGGTCGCGGGGAGGCCGCGCCCGCCGCTGTGGGGCTGGGCGCCGCCTGGGTCCCGCAGCCGAGGCGGGATGCAGAACTGCGGGATGCGATCCGGGGTGAGGACGTTGGGGCAGGGGCGAGCCAGCGGGCACGGGGTGCGGCGCTTAGGAAACAAACTGGAGGGCGCCCACCCGGCCCTGGGCTCCGCGGCCCCTACCCTGTAGCCAGCTTTCTCCAAGAGCCACATGAggcggcggcggggggggggctggtggtggtggtgggtgctgGAAGTCCGAGTTCCACGAGGCCGAGGGGATCCAAGTCCAGCGTGGAGGCCTGGGCAAGGAAAAAAGGGGAGCCCAAGGTGAATGGTGCTGCAAACGTACACCACACCGGGGTGATCTGCCGCCGCTCCCTTCTTTGGGGGCCCAACCGGCGTCCTAGACCTTTTTTGAGCGGCAAAAACAAAGGGCGGCAAAGTCTGGGGGTCCGGAGAGAAATAGAGGGAGCCCAGGGCTAGACAGTCAGGCCTCGGACATACAGACTCTCCCACTGCTTTCACTGGTACTAAAGATGTACACCGACTTCTGAGTGAGAAGGCCTCACACACCCACTGGAACCCTAGACTCCTATTAGAAGAATCGAGTAACACCACGTTATCAACAGGTCTGTAGTCACAAACTGACCCAGAGCCTAATTACCAAAAGTTCTGAAATCACGAACACTGACCCAGAGCTGGAACTCCCTCATATTCACTCTCCTCCTCAAGAGACACCGCGGCCCtagggaggggggcgggggggtcacccccttctcccatGCCCATTCCGGGACACTGGGGCTCTCCTCCAGGGTCTGATCTGGCGCCGCTTaggactccccccaccccctcctcctccccaccccttggCTCCCGTCCCCTGCGGCTGCGCAAGTTTCTCCAGGCTGAGCCATCCTTCGTCCCCGCCCCACTTGTATCCTCCTGCTCCTCCCTCGCCTTCCGGGGTCGTTCCAGGCCAGAAACAAACTGCCAGCACATTTGACTGCTGCCCTGAGAGCACCCACGGCCTGCTCAAGAAGAGCACCCCTCGGGGGCACAGAATGCCACCCCCACTTAAGCCCTGACTGTCCGGCTCCCTACCTCCCAGCCCTACCGCATCCCGAGTCTGCAGCGGACTGAGTAGTTGGGCCGTCCCTCCCACTCTCCCCTCCTTTTCTCCCTAGGAAACCGCTGAGCACAAAGACAGCATTGATTCTCAGTCACCCTCTGACCTGATTCCGGGAGGCCCTCCGCAGCGCGCTTACCGCACCCGCTTGCCGCACTCCCAGGGAGCGCGATGTTCCGACTTTCTCTCTGGGAGTCTGAGCTCCAAGGCAATGGCCTCGGCCTGGCGCCCAGAGTTCAGGCCTCACCTGTGGGCCGCCTCTGGGTCTTGGCCTCGGGCCAGGAGCTCTTCGGAGCCCGGAGGGGAACAACTTCCTCTCCAGCCTGCTCCCCCAGCCCAGTCCTGGGAGGAGCTGGCAGGGGCCTCCGTTGTCTACATAAGACCTCTTTTCCTGGATAAACACAGTTCTGTCTTTGCGTCCATCAGCCCGGCCTTCTTAACTCCTTCTTTCAGGTTTCTACCAGCAAGCCAGCGCTGTGCCCTGGGgccttctctgctgggagttgggGAGGGCTGCTGCGAAAAGGGAGACAGCCATTCGTTCGCAGTGGCCTCCCTCCCTTAGTGCTACCCGGGCCCCACCCAACCCTCCTAGGTGAAACCCACAGACCTGACCACACAAACGGTAACTTCTGCAAAGCCCTCCCAGCTGGAATCCTGCCTTGCCCCCCACTGTTTAATTCTGGAGACATCCCAGTGACTGCAGTGACTAGTTCTTTGAGTTACACTGGACCAGGGAAAAGTGATCAAGCTGGAAATATCTGGACATAGAGACACTGAGGACAGAGCTGTTTCCATCAGTGAGTAGAGGTCAGTTTTGTCAGATGTGTGTTAAACTGTAAACATAGtgtctcccccttccttcctgtccttGAAGGCAGATTCTAGGAAACACAGGCCACCGCTGGCAAGATGAGACCATCAGCTGTACTTCAGGAACACTCACCATCCTTCATTCCCTCCTTAGGACAGTCTTCTTCGAGGACCACTTCCCCTTCACCCTTCAGATCTGGAGGTCCTCACTGACATTCTCCCACTGAAATTAGGACATTCTGTTGTCTGTTTTCATAGTACCCTGTACTTCTCCCTTATGGCCCTGTTCacagtttctttttgtgtgtgtgtgacttatTTCTGTGACTATTTAATATCCTCTTCCCTTAGTAGACTATAAGCATCACAAAGACAGTGCTTAGAACAAGTCAGATGTTCAATCAGgactgtgaatgaatgaatgatattaAGCAGGTGGcttagccagtaaagaatctgcctgcaatgcaggagacccaggttccatccctgggttgggaagattctttggagaagggaaaggctacccaccccagtattcttgcctggagaattccatggacagaggagcctggtgggctacagtccatggggtctcaaagagtcagtcatgactgagtgactaacattttcacttcaagCAGAACTGTATCTGAATTAGTTCATTTATCCCTTCATTGTGTTAAATGCTGGGATACAAAGAAGGGGGGAAGCAGACAGAGAATAATGATAGCAACAAGGCAAATTGTGAAATTCAGGAAATGAACAAGATTATTATTTTGGCATCTGATACTTAAGAGTCTTCAGGGAGCAAATGTTTCCTTTATGGAGATGACTGGCAGCACCCAGACCCTCCAATCCAAAGGCTTCTGACTTAGCTCAGCCTTGGTGTCATTTCTGGGGACGGTGGTCTGTATGGAGTGCTGCAGCTAAGAACTCGCAGCTGTGGCATCAGTCAGGTTGAGATTTGAGCCCTGGGACTTACTAACAGTATGACCTCTGGCATGTAACTTGATCTCTCAGGAGTTCtcctttctcatctgaaaaacggAGAGAAAATATCTAAACTTCAGAGTTAGCACTAAGATTAAGATCACAcataggggctttcctggtggtacagtggttaagaatccactggccaattcaggggacacgggttccatccctggtccgggagagCTCACAGTCTGAGGGgtagctaagcccatgtgccataactactgaacccttgtgttgcaactactgaagcccatgcacttagagcctgggctctgcaacaggagaagccactgccgtgagaagcccctgcagtgcaGTGAGCAGCCCTcgtttgctgcaactagagaaagctcatgcaTAGAAGACCCAGggaactaaacagaaatttaaaaaaagtaaaagagtgaaaaaggtCACACTTGGGTATCAGTTAGATTGACTTCTGCTACAAGTGCATGAAAACAGAAACCCCAATTCAATCTTACTTGGCAATAAGGACATTTTTGTCTTCTGTGCTAAGAAGTCCAGAGGAAGGGTAGGATTCAGGGAAGTTTTATTCtttagtttcattcattcatccatccatagTTATTGACTACCTACCACATGCCAGGTACTGTGTACTAGACTCTGAGGATATAgcagtgagaaaacagagaaatcttCTGGCCAAATGGAACTTATACTTTAGTGGGAGAAGAAAGACcgtagacaaaaataaataagttaaaaatatagcTTGTCAGATGAAAATCAGTGTTGGGGAGAAAATTAAAGTAGGGGAGGATCATGGTGTCAGGAGAGCATACAATTTTAAATAGTAGCGTCGAGGATGGCCTCCTTGAGAATGTAACATTTCAGTAATGAtgtgaaggaaggagaaaggaaagcattCTAAGCAGAAGGAATTGAAATGCAAAGTCCATGAAACAGAAGCATGCCTGGAGTGTTTAAGGAGGCAGAGTACAGTGTACCTGGAACAGAATGAATGATGGGAAGATGACCTCAGAGAGATAGTAAGGCCAGAATCTTGTGGGGCTTGAAGCCACTGTAACAATTTTAGCTTTTCCTTGTGGTTAGCTAAGGAGTGGCACAACTTGACTTATGCATTAAAAGGGTTGCTCTGGCAGCTGTGTTGAGAGTGGAATAAGAGCAATAAGGGTGTAAGTAGGGAAAACAGATAATATTGAAATAATCTTTGCACAAGATGATTGGGGTGTGGATCAGCATCATAGTAGTCAGTTGCTGGCTATATTCTGAAGATAGAATCAACAGGATTTCAAGATGGACCCATCCTTATCTAAAGAGGAAGAATTATCCAAGGTTTTTGGCTCTAACAGTTGGAAGAATGGAGTTGCCATTCGCTGAGGGGGAAAATATGAGGAGCTCAATTTTagatctgaagctgaagctccaatactgtggccatctgatgtgaagagctgatttattagaaaagaccctggtgctgggaaagattgaaggcaggaggagaaggggatgatagaggacgagatggttggatggcatcactgactcaatggacatgagcgtgagcaagctctggtagatGATGAAGGAccgggaaacctggtgtgctgcagttcatggggatgcaaagagttggacacgactgagcgaccaagcaacAATTTTAGATCagttaacttgagatatctgttaGACATCTAAATGGAGATACTGACTAGAAGGATGGAATcgggtgggaggtaggagggaggttcaagaaggaggggacatatgtatagctatggctgatttatgttgatgtatggcagaaaccaatgcaatatgataaagcaattatcctccaattaagaataaataattttaaaaatggagatgtaatagattttttaataaataattttaaaaatggagagtAAGCAGGTAGATATATGAATCCAGAGCTCAAGGAGAGGCCCAGACTGGAAGTATAAATGTGGGtacaaagagaaatgtaaatggaATTTAAAGTCAGAAGACTTGATGAACTGTAGGTAGAAAAGAAAAGCCATCCAACAACTGAGTCCCGGATGCCCCAGCAgagtgggagaggaggaggaagcagctCTGCCAGATGCTGTGGCAAGGTCCGATAAAATAAGGACTGAGACTTCACCATTAGCTGTAGTATCTGCAGGGTCATTGGCGCCTTTGACAAGAGCAGTTTCTTGGATTGGTGAAGGCAAAATACTAATTGGAGTGGGCTCAAGAAAGAACAGGAGAAAGAGAGTGAAGACAACTCTCTGGAGGAGTTTGCTCAAAGGGAGAAAGAGGGGCAGTCACCAGAGAGGGAGTAgaatcaagagaaaatattttagatgaCAGAAATAATGTTTGCCAATGggaaaaatcaaatagaaaaggaaaatgataatgCAGATgagacaaaggaaaatatttggagCAATGTTGCCAAGTAGACTAGAAGAAATTGGTGTCACGCATAAGGAATAGAGCTAAGGGTGGTCCCTTGCCTGCATATGAGCAGTTTGCCCACAGTTACTGGAGAGGAACTGGAATAAACTGGTAGAGGCAGTAGGTGGAGAGATATGGTTGTGGAGGCTTGCTCTCTCTGAATACTTCTGATTTCTCAGTGTCACAGGCAACAAGGTCTTTAGGTGAGAGTGATGATGGGGGAGGAAGGTGGTGCTTGGGGTTTGGGTAGAGGGGACCAGAAATGAAACAGTCACCTAGGAAGTCAGGAGAGTGAATGATCTACAAAACTGCAGGGTGATTGCTGGACAGTATTATGGGCCTGCTTTATagccttgtggctcagatgataaagaatctgcctgcaacgcagagatccaggttctattcctgggtcagtaagatcccctgaagaagggaatggcaacccactccagtattcttgcctggagaattccatggacagaggagcctggcaggctacagtccaaggggtcgaaaagagttggacatgactgagcaactaacactaacttaGGATAGTGAGACTGGACAGGAAGGTTGTGTAGGTTTTCTCCAGCTGTGTTCAGCTGCGCTGTGTGCAGGGGGAAAATGGGCCGAGATTTGGATTTAGCCAGTATTGTGCTCagtctctgtttattttcttccttcctgttgccttccattttctcttcctggtAGATATTAAATGAAGGGGGCACACAAGATTGTATACTACCTAGGCTGTACACCAGTGGGACTGAAAACTGACTGTAGACAATCCACAGTCTGACTGTATTAGTCGGGGTCTGGTGAGGAAGACAGTCttccctctggtggctcagacaataaagaatcttcctacagtgcaggagacctgggttcgatccctggtcgggaagatcccctggagaaggaaatggctacagactccagtattcttgcctggagaatcccatgggcggaggagcctggtgggctacagtccatggtgttgcaggcAGTTAGGTGGTTCAACAGAGAGCATTTATCACAGGAAACCTGTCACCAAGGTGGTGGAAgaacaaaaatagcaaaataggAAGGTGAGGGCTGTCTAGCAGGATCTGTAATCTTTGAGACACTGCCACTACTTGAGTTGCCTCTCAGAACAGAAAAGGGTGAGAAATACTCTAACGTCTCCCGACTTCCCACTTTCCAGTCTGCCACCAGAGCCTTTTAAAGCCGATGACAAAAGAGATTGGGAAATGTAGATTGCAGGCACTGGGCGTCTGCAGTCCAAGGCAGAGTAGGACAAGGGTGGGGATCTGAGAGCAATCACTCAAATGACTGGCACATCAGGGAGCTGAAAGTTGACTTAATTAGAACAATAAGACGTCAGACCTGGAACTTGGAGGTCACCTCAtctactctttcatttttatagggCAAGAAACAGACCCCAAAAGAAATGATGTGCCAAAGAGTAGCAGAGTTGAGACTAGAATccagattttctttcttaaagaacCTCTGTTCTTTCTTGTACTCCAGGGGTCTTCATCATTAAGCGGAGCTTCTTCCTGAATGAGGACCCACAGTGTGGCTTCCTGCCCCTTCCAGCACCATTGCTGCCACTCAAGAACTTTATAGGCGACCTGGGGCCTTGACCTCCTTTTTCTTGCCAGTGCCACTGTAGAAGGACACTTAAAGGACTGGGCAATACAGAGTGCTTTCCTGGGTTCAAgccagaagaagagacacagaggggaGAGGCGTTTCTTCCAGGTCAGCAGACAACGACAAGACTTCCTGGGCTTTTGGGCTAAATTGTCCCGTGTCCTTGAGCAGTGGCCTCAGGCAGCATAACTTGGCCACCTGCGCACATTGAAGGTACTGGCAGGTGATAGGATTGGTGATATACGATGTCTTGCAGCTCTGGCTCCCCACCCAGGACCCTTGATGAGTGACCTAACTCTCTGATCTTAGTTTTAGGAAGACCTTAGCGGGAGCTGATATgatgccggggtccagcctcggcaggatccagggggtaccctcaggatgaacggcgtcggcgagagagagagagaagacacatgagaccagccttgatagggccaagtctgcgagggagagagagagaaagggagagagagagaaagagagagagagtgaccagatggGGGATgcagagtctggcagagtctggcaatgctttattttttaccgtggcttttataccctaaattagtacatttctaaggggaagatagtttaacattacatcagcttgtccttcacgaaaccagggtgttttctgcatacgtctttgtttatgagggtcttgtacattattttctggccttggggccattttatgcaagtcaggtgaatgtaaacctattttctgtttccatggtgaccttaactgaaaggtagcagtctcatagggcaacagtacagagtagaagtataaccttgttaacataaaaattaatccttctgcagaagttgtcagttgcatttatctaagaagtttaccccacactgactctgcgactttggtgaggcagcttctgcctagcactcctggctgacaattaacaaccatctcattgtta is part of the Odocoileus virginianus isolate 20LAN1187 ecotype Illinois chromosome 5, Ovbor_1.2, whole genome shotgun sequence genome and encodes:
- the C2CD4D gene encoding C2 calcium-dependent domain-containing protein 4D: MWLLEKAGYRVGAAEPRAGWAPSSLFPKRRTPCPLARPCPNVLTPDRIPQFCIPPRLRDPGGAQPHSGGRGLPATCSLPHLAGREGWAFLPESPHTRRRESLFHRPPATPAGGLPPAPSRLHVSAPDLRLCRAPDSDTASSPDSSPFGSPRPGPGRPRSRSLSRAQAGSADTSPYASRRAGPPTPPLFHLDFLCCQLRPTQESVLHLEPRGGQLRLSAEYPAGPGRLRLRLVSVEGLPRSRAGPGSGGGGCCVVLGLRPRVRPRGQRSRVVKCSTNPIFNEDFFFDGLGPPDLAAHSLRAKVLDRGAGFRRDVLLGECETPLIALLPPMGGGLGPGASLVPAHLSL